Sequence from the Undibacterium piscinae genome:
TTTCTAGAGTGCGCTTAGAGTTAAGTGTCCACACTTATTGACTGTTAATGATTAAGAACGTAGAGATGAAGCAATTCATCGATACCGAGTTCCCGAATTGGGGGTTTAGCTCATCTGGTAGAGCACCTGCTTTGCAAGCAGGGGGTGAACGGTTCGATCCCGTTAACCTCCACCATTTACCTGGTAAATAGTGGGGCTGTAGCTCAGCTGGTTAGAGCACCGTGTTGATAACGCGGGGGTCGTTGGTTCGAGTCCAACCAGCCCTACCAGTTAAATGCGAAGGGGAAGAAAAAGCAAATGTGAGTGGCGCGCGCGCTATTGAGATTTGTTCTTTCGAAGCGAAAGCAAAGTATCAAGTATTACCGTTCTTTAACAATTGAGAAGAAGTAAAGTAGAAATAATCAAAATTATTTCGTAAAGGACTCAGTGACGACAGTTGCTGATGAGAATTTATGGAAGGGTTGTGATTGTATCAAACAAACATAAAATGTATTAAAAAGAGTTTGAAAAGCACTGTAGCAATACAGGGTTTTAGAAAATCAAATATCTTGAGATACGGCAAACGCTAAAGTAATACTCATAGTAATAAGAACTATAGCGATTTTTTGGTGATGAACCTTGGTTTAAGCAATTAGACGAAGACGCCAGAATCTAAAGTTATAGGGACAAGTGACTAAGTGCACATGGTGGATGCCTTGGCGATTACAGGCGATGAAGGACGTAGTAGCTTGCGATAAGCTGCGGGGAGTGAGCAAACACACTTTGATCCGCAGATTTCCGAATGGGGAAACCCACCCTTAGGGGTATTGCAACCTGAATACATAGGGTTGCAAGGCGAACGTGGCGAACTGAAACATCTAAGTAGCTACAGGAAAAGAAATCAACCGAGATTCCCAGAGTAGTGGCGAGCGAAATGGGAGCAGCCTGCAAGATTTAGCATGTCTGATAATAGAACGGAATGGAAAGTCCGGCCATAGAGGGTGATAGCCCCTTATATGAAATCATTCGTGTGGAACTAAGTTTGCGACAAGTAGGGCGGGACACGTGAAATCCTGTCTGAACATGGGGGGACCATCCTCCAAGGCTAAATACTCGTAATCGACCGATAGTGAACCAGTACCGTGAGGGAAAGGCGAAAAGAACCCCGGAAGGGGAGTGAAATAGATCCTGAAACCGTGTGCATACAAACAGTAGGAGCGGACTTGTTCCGTGACTGCGTACCTTTTGTATAATGGGTCAGCGACTTACATTCAGTGGCAAGGTTAACCGCATAGGGAAGCCGTAGAGAAATCGAGTCCGAATAGGGCGAAATTAGTCGCTGGGTGTAGACCCGAAACCAAGTGATCTACTCATGGCCAGGATGAAGGTGCCGTAACAGGTACTGGAGGTCCGAACCCACTAATGTTGAAAAATTAGGGGATGAGCTGTGGGTAGGGGTGAAAGGCTAAACAAACTTGGAAATAGCTGGTTCTCTCCGAAAACTATTTAGGTAGTGCCTCAAGTATCACCATCGGGGGTAGAGCACTGTTATGGCTAGGGGGTCATCGCGACTTACCAACCCATTGCAAACTCCGAATACCGATGAGTGCGAGCTTGGGAGACAGACGTCGGGTGCTAACGTCCGGCGTCAAGAGGGAAACAACCCAGACCGCCAGCTAAGGTCCCAAAGTATAGCTAAGTGGAAAACGAAGTGGGAAGGCTAAAACAGTCAGGAGGTTGGCTTAGAAGCAGCCACCCTTTAAAGAAAGCGTAATAGCTCACTGATCGAGTCGTCCTGCGCGGAAGATGTAACGGGGCTAAGCTATACACCGAAGCTGCGGATATGTTTTAGGACATATGGTAGGAGAGCGTTCTGTAAGCCTGCGAAGGTGTCTTGTAAAGGATGCTGGAGGTATCAGAAGTGCGAATGCTGACATGAGTAGCGATAATGGGGGTGAAAAGCCTCCACGCCGTAAGCCCAAGGTTTCCTGTTCAACGTTCATCGGAGCAGGGTGAGTCGGCCCCTAAGGCGAGGCAGAGATGCGTAGCTGATGGGAAGCAGGTTAATATTCCTGCACCGTCGTATGATGCGATGGGGGGACGGATCGCGGAAGGTCGTCAGGCGGTTGGAAGAGCCTGTTCTTGACTTGTAGAAGGCACTTAGGCAAATCCGGGTGCGTAATTCAAGGGGTTGAGACGAGTGAATTTATTCACGAAGCGATCGGAAGTGGTTCCAAGAAAAGCCTCTAAGCTTCAGTCATACGAGACCGTACCGCAAACCGACACAGGTGGGCGAGATGAGTATTCTAAGGCGCTTGAGAGAACTCGGGAGAAGGAACTCGGCAAATTGGTACCGTAACTTCGGGATAAGGTACGCCCTTGTAGTTTGACCCCCCTGCGGGGGAAGGACGAAAGGGTTGCAATAAACTGGTGGCTGCAACTGTTTAATAAAAACACAGCACTATGCAAACACGAAAGTGGACGTATATGGTGTGACTCCTGCCCGGTGCTGGAAGATTAAATGATGGGGTGCAAGCTCTTGATTGAAGTCCCAGTAAACGGCGGCCGTAACTATAACGGTCCTAAGGTAGCGAAATTCCTTGTCGGGTAAGTTCCGACCTGCACGAATGGAGTAATGATGGCCACACTGTCTCCTCCCGAGACTCAGCGAAGTTGAAATGTTTGTGATGATGCAATCTACCCGCGGCTAGACGGAAAGACCCCATGAACCTTTACTGTAGCTTTGCATTGGACTTTGAACCAATCTGTGTAGGATAGGTGGGAGGCTTTGAAGCGTGGACGCCAGTCTGCGTGGAGCCATCCTTGAAATACCACCCTGGTTTGTTTGAGGTTCTAACCTTGGTCCGTTATCCGGATCGGGGACAGTGCATGGTAGGCAGTTTGACTGGGGCGGTCTCCTCCCAAAGTGTAACGGAGGAGTTCGAAGGTACGCTAGTTACGGTCGGACATCGTGACGATAGTGCAATGGCATAAGCGTGCTTAACTGCGAGACTGACAAGTCGAGCAGGTACGAAAGTAGGACATAGTGATCCGGTGGTTCTGTATGGAAGGGCCATCGCTCAACGGATAAAAGGTACTCTGGGGATAACAGGCTGATTCCTCCCAAGAGTTCATATCGACGGGGGAGTTTGGCACCTCGATGTCGGCTCATCACATCCTGGGGCTGTAGCCGGTCCCAAGGGTATGGCTGTTCGCCATTTAAAGTGGTACGTGAGCTGGGTTTAAAACGTCGTGAGACAGTTTGGTCCCTATCTGCCGTGGGCGTTGGAAGTTTGAAGGGGGCTGCTCCTAGTACGAGAGGACCGGAGTGGACGAACCTCTGGTGTATCGGTTGTCACGCCAGTGGCATTGCCGAGTAGCTATGTTCGGAATAGATAACCGCTGAAAGCATCTAAGCGGGAAACTAGCCTTAAGATGAGACTTCCCAGAGACTAGATCTCTTTAAAGGGTCGTTCGAGACCAGGACGTTGATAGGCTGGGTGTGGAAGTGCAGTAATGCATTAAGCTAACCAGTACTAATTGCCCGTAAGGCTTGTCCCTATAACTTTAGTGGTTATAGATTATGACAAGTATTGTTTGTGTGTTTGCCTTATGTAGTAGCGTTGGAAAACGCCGCGAAGTTTGGTACAAATCACAACCGCCTAAGTCCTGCACTGACCTGCAGGCACGCTACAGCGATGGTCAATCGCTGGGCACACAATGATTATTGATGGACAAGTGAACGCTGTTTGCTTGCCTTGGTGGCTTAAACCCGCCCTACGAAGCTTCTTCCCAATTGGACCTTGTGCGACTCACAGAGCAACGTGAGCCACACGAAGTCAACAAGTTATGCCTGATGACCATAGCAAGTCGGTACCACCCCTTCCCATCCCGAACAGGACCGTGAAACGACTCCGCGCCAATGATAGTGCTGCAACCAGTGTGAAAGTAGGTCATCGTCAGGCTTTTATTAGAAAACCCCTCAGCAGAATCCTGCTGAGGGTTTTTGCTTTGGAAATTCGAGTTGAAATTTGAATTGCAGATTGTCGCGTGGTCTTTCTCGATTCTGCTTTTCTTTCGCTTTATATGAGTAACTGACATTATTTTCTTTCGACCTTGCTTCGAGAGTCGAGCTTCAATGGATTGTTCTGTGAGTTTCCTGCCGAATTTGGCGGCTTGTGTGACTAGGGGGGGCTAGTGTTATGTGCGGCTCCCGAAGCAGCCTAAAGTGCTCCCGCTGGCGCGCGCGGCATGTCTTTCTTTGGAGCATACGCCATCCTCTGCTGCGCTATGTGAATCGTAAGCGCAGGTAGATAATAATCCGGCAGAGGTTTGATGGGGTTGCGGTGTGCATGAAGAGTTGGATATGCACATATTTGAGGGCGGAGTAGGGATATACTCCCCCTGTGTATTTTAAAGAAAATGAGTAGCGACGGGTGCTGTCAGCTGATTTTTTTAGAATAACGAGGGTGTATATCAGGCATTAATGCGTAAGCTTAAAATTGCTCATCATCCTGCAAGTAGCGCCATTGGCCTTCCGGGAGCTTACCTAACTTCACCTTCCCGATGCGTACCCGTTTTAATCCCAGCACTTCCAAGCCTACCATTTCACACATACGGCGGATCTGGCGCTTCTTTCCTTCTTTGAGTATGAAGTTAAGTTGGTCGTCATTTTGCCAGCGCACCTTTGCCGGAATGAGTTTCTTTCCATCCAGGCTTAGTCCGTGATTGAGCAGGCGCAAGTCTTTCTCTGGCAGTCGTCCTGGTTTTGTGTATTGCACGCGTACCAAATATTCTTTTTCAACGGAGGTGTCTTGTCCTATCAGATGTTTTGCTATGCGGCCGTCTTGAGTTAGTACTAGTAATCCAACTGAGTCGATGTCCAGGCGTCCGGCGGCTACCAAGCTAATGAGCTGGGTGGGGTGGAACTGATTATTGACGGCGCATTCAGCCCATCGGTTTTCGGCCTTGACTAGGGCGATGGCAGGCTGATGACCATCCTCCGCCTGTCCGCTGACCAGTCCAACGGGCTTGTTAATTAGGATGGTGACACGTTTAGACTGCTCTGCGGCTGCCTGACGCTCAACAGATACGCGTTGATGGGGAAATACTTTACTGCCTAGTTCAGATACAATCTTTCCGTCGACACGCACCCAGCCTCGTGCTATCCATTCGTCCGCTTCACGGCGGGAGCAAAGCCCTAGTTCTGACATTCTTTTGGAGAGGCGTAATAATTCGGTCATGATAATCTGTGCTTACTAAAAAAATAAATGGTATTGTTAATTACTTGGGCGCAATTTTTGAAATCTATATGCGTAAAGCTTCCAATAAATCCGTCTCGAATTGGATTTGGGTGCGGGCGCTTTGCAGTGCCGCACCATCGACCAGAAATACGTCTTCAACCCGCTCACCGAGAGTCATAATTTTGGCGGTGTGTAGATTGATTTTGTATTTAGTTAATACGTTGGCGATCGCATATAGCAGCCCATTTCTATCATTTGCTGAAATTGACAGGAGATAGTATTGTCCTTTTTCATCGGGACGCAGATCGACGCTAGGGATTAACGGGAAAGTTCTGGAAAGCCGAGACAGACGACCGCGATTGGGCGGTGATAAAGGGGTTTGCAACTGCAAAATTTCGGCTAATTCATGTTCAATCAGATTGATAATGTCCCGATAATTATTTGCAAATGCGGGTTCGGTTATCAGGAAGGTATCTAAGGCGTAGCCACTTTTCGTTGTGTGAATTTTCGCATCAAGAATGCCAAAATTTTTACTGTCAAAATAATTGCAAATGCGTGCAAATAAGTCGGCCTGATCTTTTACGTAAACGGTGACTTGCAGGCCTTCGCCTATCGGTGATAATCTGCTTTTGACGACTGGAGATAGGCTGTCGATGCGGTCGTGCAGGGCTCTGGTCTGCCATGCAATATCCGACGCGTCGTGGCGTAAAAAATAGGCCATATCCAGTTGTTGCCATAATTTTTCATGTGCATTACTTGGCAAACCATGTAAGCGAAGAGCTTTCAATGCATCTTGTTGGCGATTTTTAAGTTCCCTGTCTTTTGATGGCGGCTCACCGCCAAGGACGCGCAATGTGATGCGATATAAGTCCTCAAGTAACTTGCCTTTCCAGGCATTCCAGACTTTCGGGCTGGTGCCGCGGATATCTGACACTGTCAATAAATACAAGGCAGTAAGATGGCGCTCATCCTTGACTAAACTGGCGAATTCTTGGATGACATCCGGATCGGACAAATCTTGTTTTTGGGCGACATGTGACATCGTCAAATGATTTTTCACCAAAAATATGATGAGTTCCGAGTTTGCTTTTGAGATGCCGTGGTCATGGCAAAACTTTTTGGCATCAACCATGCCTAGCGTCGAGTGGTCGCCGTTACGTCCCTTGGCGATGTCGTGAAATAGCGCCGCAATATATAGCACCCAGGGTTGGGTAAAATTGGCCATTAACTGGCTGCAAAACGGATACTCGTGGGCGTGCTCGGTCATCGTAAAGCGACGCAGATTGCGCACTACCATCAGGATGTGCTGATCGACCGTATAGGCATGAAATAGGTCATGTTGCATCTGCCCGATGATGCGCCGGAAGTTTGGTAAATAGCGCCCCAGAATGCTCATCTGGTTCATGTTCCTTAAGGCGTGGGTAATGCCTTGTGGAGATTGTAATATTTGTAAAAATAGCGCCCGGTTAAAAATGTCGTGACGAAAGCCGGTATCAATCAAGAAACGTGCGTGCCACAAGGCACGTAGTGTCCTGGCGGTCATTCCCTTTAGTTCGCTGTGTTGTGCAAGCAATAAAAACACCTCAAGCATTGCAGAAGGGGTCGCTTCAAAGGTGTCGTCGTTGGCGATGTCTATGAAGCCATTGACTTCGTTGAATCGCTCGTTGACCTTATGCGCAACTGATGGTTGCGGAAAGAGGCTGGACTCAATGTTTTGTAGCAAGATGGTGTTGAGTTGCGTTACCGCTTTCGCTGCCCAGTAATAGCGCTGCATCAGATATTCGCTGGCGCGACGCGATTCAGTGGTTTTGAAGCCAAAGGTCTCCGCTATGGAGGTTTGTACATCAAAAATCAAGCGATCTTCTCGGCGGCCGGCATGGATGTGCAAACGTATCCGGATATCCTTGAAGGCGCGTTCATTGCGTTTTAGTTGGTGCGCTTCAGTTGATGTAATTAAGCCCCGTTCCGCTAACTCACGCCAAGAATTGCCCAGTTTCGCTGCTTTTGCGACCCAGAGTATTACTTGTAAATCACGTAGTCCGCCAGGGCTCTCTTTGCAATTAGGCTCCAGGCTATAAGGGGTATCTTCATATTTGACGTGCCGTTGCTGTAGCTCCAGTAATTTTGCCTGGAAAAACTGCTGCGGATTTATTTCGCTGTCGTAGCGTTCCTGGAGTTCGCGAAACAGATTTCTGCTGCCGGTTAGCAGGCGCGCTTCCAGTAGACTAGTTTTGACGGTGATGTCGGCTGCCGCCTCATTCATGCACTCGTCGACCGTGCGTATGCTATGGCCGATATCGAGGCCGATATCCCATAAGATTTGCACCAGACTTTCAAGCTTCTCAGTTAACTCATTATCTGGTGGCGCTGCAAGCAGGATTAAAACATCCACATCAGAATAGGGAAATAACTCCCCGCGACCATAGCCGCCAACGGCGACTAAGGCGGTCGTTTTCGGGAAGTCAAAGCTCTTCCATATGCGCCCTAAGACGCCATCGACGCAACGGCAAAGATTGCGCAGTAAAAGTTCAGCTTTCGAGTTGTCTTTGAATGCCGCGATCGCAAGTTGCTGAGCCGTCTTCAGCTCTTGCTTGAAGGCCAGCGCAGGGAGAAGCGTAGTCATTAATTATGTGTATTAAACATTTGTGATAAATGCCGGTGGAGGAGGTGATCCTGCGGACAGCGTTAGTACTTCATAGCCTGTTTCTGTTACCAGAATAGTGTGTTCCCATTGTGCGGAAAGGCTGCGGTCTTTGGTTTTAATGGTCCAGCCGTCACCCATTTCACGAATTTCCCGGCGACCGGCGTTAATCATAGGCTCAATGGTAAATATCATGCCAGGCGCAAGTTTGTCGAGTGTGCCCGGGCGTCCGTAATGCAGAATTTGTGGCTCTTCGTGGAAAACCTTGCCGATGCCGTGACCGCAAAATTCCCTGACTACGCTGTAACCGGATTTTTCAGCGTGTTGCTGAATGATGTGGCCAATGTCGCCAAGATGGTTGCCAGGCTTCACTTTTGAAATGCCCAGCCACATGCATTCGTAGGTGATTTCGCTCAATCTTTTTGTAAGAATAGACGGTTCGCCAACTAAAAACATCCTGCTGTTATCGCCATGATAGCCGTCTTTGATAACAGTAATGTCAAGGTTGACGGAGTCACCGCTTTTCAATACTTTATCGCCCGGAATGCCGTGGCAAATTACATCATTGACGGAAGTGCAAATTGCTTTTGGATAAGGTGTATATCCGGGAGGGCAGTAATTGAGCGGAGCCGGAATGGTTCCCTGGACATTCAGCATGTATTCATGGCAAAGCCTATCGATTTCGCCAGTTGTTACGCCGACTTTAACAAATGGGGTAATGTAATCGAGTACTTCAGAGCCGAGTCGGCCCGCGATACGCATTCCTGCGATATCTTCCGGAGTTTTAATTGAAATAGAGGTCATGCTTCGCCAAGTAAAATGAATGTCAATAATGGGAGATTATAGTCTAGGAGAGCGATGTGCGTTGAGCTTGACGCGAGTCGCGCTCAATGATCGAGCTTGAAGTAAGTCTGATTCTCGTAGTAGAATAGATAGTTGGCTTGAATAAAATGCTAGTCAATGCTTAAGTTTGTAATTTTTTAAACACGAATCAGGTCAAAAAGGGTGTCCTCTATGTAGGATCACTGACTTTGATTCAAGACCTAACCCTGGAGTTATTATGTCTGTAACAATGCGCGAAATGTTGGAAGCTGGTGTCCATTTTGGTCATCAAACCCGTTTTTGGAATCCAAAAATGGCCCCTTTCATTTTTGGTCATCGCAATAAAATCCATATTATCAATCTGGAAAAAACCCTGGGTATGTACCAGGAAGCAATGAAGTATGTTCGTCAATTGTCTTCCAATCGTGGTACGGTACTTATGGTTGGCACTAAGCGTCAAGCGCGCGAGTTGATCGCAGCTGAAGCGCAACGTGCTGGTATGCCTTACGTTGATCAGCGTTGGTTGGGCGGTATGCTGACTAACTTCAAAACAGTTAAAACATCTATCAAGCGTCTGAAAGACATGGAAGTAATGATTGAAGATGGTTCTGTAGAGAAGTTGTCAAAGAAAGAAGCGTTGATGTTTCAACGTGAAATGATTAAATTGCAGAAGTCCATCGGCGGTATTAAAGATATGGCTGGCGTTCCTGATGCTATTTTCGTTGTGGATGTTGGTTTCCACAAAGGCGCAATCACTGAAGCCGCAAAATTGGGTATTCCAGTTGTTGGTATCGTAGATACTAACCATTCCCCTGAAGGTGTTACTTACATCATTCCTGGTAATGATGATTCATCTAAGGCTATCGCTTTGTACGCACGCGGTGTCGCTGATGCTATCTTGGAAGGTCGCGCCAATGCTGTGAATGAAGTGCTTGAGGCTGTTAAGCCAAGTGCTGATGAGTTTGTTGAAGTTGAGCAGGCTTAATAAGTAAAAATTTTCACCGTATTTATCCGGTGAAATTAAAGTAAAAGGGGCAAACTACCGTTCGCCCCTTTTTTTAACAGAATTTATTGACGGCATCTTTGTGATGCAACGTAACTAGGAGAGAAACATGGCCGCGATTACAGCAGCGATGGTAGGTGAATTGCGCGCAAAGACTGATGCGCCGATGATGGAATGCAAAAAGGCATTGACCGAAGCCGAAGGCAATATGGAACGTGCAGAAGAAATTCTGCGTGTGAAATTGGGCGGCAAGGCTTCCAAGGCTGCATCCCGTATTACTGCTGAAGGTGTTGTTGCTTCAGTAATCTCAGGTAATGTTGGTGCGCTGATCGAAGTTAACTGTGAAACAGACTTCGTTACAAAAAATGATGATTTCATCGCTTTTGCAAATGCATGCGCCAAGATTGTTGCTGAGCAAAATCCAGCAGATGTTGCCGCTTTGCTGGCACTTCCATTGAATGATTCTACCGTAGATACAGTTCGCGCTGCTTTGATCGGGAAAATTGGCGAAAACATGTCTATCCGTCGCTTCCAGCGCTTTGAGACAAATTCCAAGTTGACATCGTATTTGCACGGCACTCGTATTGGTGTTGTGGTTGAATTTGATGCGGCTGATGAGCAAGTTGGTAAAGATGTTGCAATGCATATTGCAGCAATGAAGCCAGTTTCCTTATCAGTTGAGCAGGTTCCTGCTGAATTGATTGAGAAAGAGCGCTCGGTAGCATCGTTGAAAGCCGCTGAATCAGGTAAGCCAGCTGATATCGTGACGAAAATGGTTGAAGGTTCTATTCAGAAGTTTTTGAAAGAAGTTTCACTGTTGAATCAAACTTTCGTTAAGAACGATAAGCAAACTGTTGAGCAAATGCTGAAATCAGTTGACGCTTCTGTTAAGGCATTCACTATGTATGTGGTTGGTGAAGGCATAGAGAAGAAGCAGGATGATTTTGCAGCAGAGGTGGCCGCTCAGGTTGCCGCTGCGAAGCAAGCGTAATATGGCAAAAGAAAACGGGCCGAAAGGCCCGTTTTTTTAAAGCCAAGCTTTATTGGTAGTGGTTGTTTGATTGTTTGATTGTTTGGTTGTTTAGGTTGTTTTTGCAAGTGCTTTGAGTTCAAGTGTGGTTATAATTTTTGAATCAGAGTGTTCGCAATAATATCTTCATTTAATTTTTAAGGGGCCCAGATCGTGACTAAACCTGCATATAAACGTGTGCTTTTGAAACTCTCTGGCGAAGCATTGATGGGTGATGATGCTTATGGCATCAATCGCTCGACAATTGAACGTATGGTGGCCGATGTCGCCGAAATTTCCAAAATGGGCGTGGAGTTAGCCATTGTTATTGGTGGCGGCAATATTTTTCGTGGCGTTGCGCCAGGTGCTCAGGGTATGGATAGGGCAACCGCTGATTACATGGGGATGTTGGCGACAGTAATGAATGCCTTGGCTTTGGGTGATGCGATGCGCCAGGCCGGAGTGGTCGCTCGTGTGATGTCCGCTATCGGGATTGAGCAAGTGGTAGAACCTTATGTGCGACCTAAAGCATTGCAGTATCTGGAAGAGGGTAAGGTTGTTATATTCGCGGCAGGTACTGGAAATCCATTTTTCACTACTGATACCGCAGCAGCCTTGCGTGGTTCTGAAATTGGCGCTGAAATCGTCTTAAAGGCTACCAAGGTCGACGGCGTTTACACTGCCGATCCGAAAAAGGATCCAAGTGCGACACGTTACTCGACAATTTCCTTTGATGAGGCGATTTCTCGTCACTTGCAGGTAATGGATGCAACAGCTTTTGCGCTTTGCAGGGATCAAAAATTGCCGATTAAGGTGTTTTCTATCGTTAAGCCAGGTGCCTTGAAAAATCTGATTATGGGTGGGGACGAGGGTACCCTTGTCCACGTATAATCCGTTTTTCCGATTGAGCCAGGCTAATTGAGGCTGGCTCTTTGAAGTTTCATGTGTACATTTATTATGGATGCACAAATAACAGTGCCGGAGAATACGTGAGTTATTGTCCGGTAGTATCAAACAGTACAGGAGAATGGCATGACCATCATTGATGTAAAAAAGAATACCGAGCAAAGAATGCAAAAGTCGCTTGAGACTTTGAAGGTAGACCTTTCTAAAGTCCGCACCGGGCGTGCGCATACCGGCATTCTTGACCATGTCATGGTCGATTATTATGGTGCACCTACCAATATTACCCAAGTGGCAAATGTAACCCTGATTGATGCGCGCACGATAGGCGTACAACCTTGGGAAAAGAAAATGATTACGACCATTGAGAAAGCGATTCGCGATGCCGACTTGGGCTTGAATCCTGCCACTCAGGGCGAGATGATCCGTGTGCCGACTCCACCATTGACAGAAGAGCGCCGCAAGGAAATGGTTAAGTTGGTTAAGACCGAAGGCGAAGATGCAAAGATTGCGATTCGCAATATTCGCCGCGATGCGAATGAGTCCTTGAAAAAACTCGTGAAAGATAAGGCTTGCTCTGAAGATGACGAGCGTCGTGCTCAGGATGAGATTCAAAAACTGACCGATAAATTTGTTTCTGATGTGGATAAGGCGCTTGCTGATAAGGAAAAAGAAGTGTTGACCGTGTAGGTTTGTGTTGATAGTTTTTTCAATTATTCTGGATATACATGGTTCACATTAGTTCTACTAAAGAAGTGCCCCTAGTTGGGGCGATTCCAAAACATATTGCGATCATTATGGATGGCAATGGGCGGTGGGCAACTAAACGGTTCCTGCCGCGAGTGGCTGGCCATGTCAAGGGCGTAGAGGCCGTGCGCGATGTGGTCAAGGCTTGCGTCAGGCGCGACGTAAAATTCTTGACCTTGTTCGCGTTCAGTTCGGAAAACTGGCGCCGGCCGGCAGAGGAAGTCTCACTCTTGATGCGGCTTTTCGTCACTGCACTTGATAAGGAAGTCAAACGTATGCACGTCAATGGCATTCGTCTCAAGGTCGTTGGCGACTTATCTCGATTTGACGCAAAGCTACAGCAGACCATACAAGATGCCGAGGCGCTAACTGCGGGTAATCCCGGACTCACGGTCACTATCTGTGCCAACTACGGTGGTCGTTGGGATATCGTGCAGGCGTTTAATCGTCTTCGGCAAGACCTTAAGGCGGATGATGTGGTTACTGAAGACCAACTTGCGCCTTATTTGTCTATGGCCTACGCGCCCGAACCCGATTTGTTCATACGTACCGGCGGCGAGACCCGCATTTCCAATTTTTTACTGTGGCAATTAGCTTACAGTGAACTCTATTTTACCGATACCTTTTGGCCCGATTTTGGCGCTGATGCGTTAGACGAATCGATTAAATCTTACCAGGCAAGAGAGCGACGGTTTGGTCGTACCAGTGCCCAGGTAAGCGACCAGTTAAAATAATAAACAAGGTAAATCAATGCTTAAAACTCGTATTATTACGGCTTTGGTGCTGCTGGGCGTACTTATTCCCATCCTCTATTCTGGCTCTATATTGTTGTTTTCACTTGTCGCAACACTGTTTTTTGGTGCCGCAATGTGGGAGTGTCAGCGACTGTTTAAAAAGC
This genomic interval carries:
- the uppS gene encoding di-trans,poly-cis-decaprenylcistransferase, coding for MVHISSTKEVPLVGAIPKHIAIIMDGNGRWATKRFLPRVAGHVKGVEAVRDVVKACVRRDVKFLTLFAFSSENWRRPAEEVSLLMRLFVTALDKEVKRMHVNGIRLKVVGDLSRFDAKLQQTIQDAEALTAGNPGLTVTICANYGGRWDIVQAFNRLRQDLKADDVVTEDQLAPYLSMAYAPEPDLFIRTGGETRISNFLLWQLAYSELYFTDTFWPDFGADALDESIKSYQARERRFGRTSAQVSDQLK